The Candidatus Kryptoniota bacterium genome contains a region encoding:
- the tilS gene encoding tRNA lysidine(34) synthetase TilS codes for MTHDFLNKFERFVRKHQLISTDDKLVIGVSGGIDSSVLLDLLMELRERLGLEIAVAHINHKLRAEESEEDERFVRETADHYGVECYVHAANVKAFMVEQKTSLQVAAREIRYRYFETVKVLKNYDKIATAHNANDNAETVLINLLRGTGVDGLGGIPLKRGDIVRPLLFADRREIENYARSKGLKFREDSSNTKEYYTRNFVRLSLIPLIQEKINPGVVNTLNRNATIFQELSTFVNNEVRIHYSNLAREFDGERLVLDISKLKNALLFIQENILINSLRQFVRGEIDHHKVDAIIDLLNSESGTSIEVGNEVVVYRDRHNLVFIRNPKEAPEFVAEIVPGKKYEFDEFYITSEETSRQDVHFSLSPVVEFIDAELAGEALTLRSWHPGDWFTPLGMQGRKKLSDFLVDMKIPVYQKNNVMVLTNKDGIIWVCGLRVDDRFKLTENTRRVLRIEFGYK; via the coding sequence ATGACGCACGATTTTCTCAATAAATTCGAAAGATTCGTCAGGAAGCACCAGCTCATTTCAACGGACGACAAGCTGGTGATCGGCGTATCGGGTGGAATTGATTCGTCAGTGCTCCTCGATCTGCTCATGGAACTACGCGAGCGGCTTGGTCTTGAGATCGCGGTCGCGCATATCAACCATAAACTCCGTGCAGAGGAATCTGAGGAAGACGAGAGATTCGTGAGGGAGACAGCTGATCACTATGGAGTTGAATGTTACGTCCATGCGGCGAACGTAAAGGCGTTTATGGTGGAGCAAAAAACTTCACTCCAGGTGGCGGCAAGAGAGATCAGGTACAGATATTTCGAGACAGTGAAGGTTCTAAAGAATTACGATAAGATCGCAACCGCCCACAATGCAAACGACAACGCAGAAACCGTCTTGATCAATCTGCTTAGAGGAACAGGAGTGGACGGGCTCGGTGGAATCCCGTTGAAGCGGGGAGATATTGTCCGCCCCCTCCTCTTTGCCGACCGGCGCGAGATCGAGAACTATGCAAGGTCAAAGGGGCTGAAGTTCAGGGAGGATTCATCAAACACGAAAGAGTACTACACGCGCAACTTCGTCCGGCTCTCACTTATCCCGCTCATCCAGGAAAAAATAAATCCGGGTGTGGTGAACACCTTGAACCGAAACGCGACAATCTTCCAGGAACTAAGCACGTTTGTCAATAATGAAGTCCGCATCCATTACTCGAATCTTGCGCGGGAGTTTGACGGCGAAAGACTTGTCCTCGACATTTCGAAACTGAAAAATGCTCTTCTCTTCATTCAGGAAAACATTCTCATTAATTCGTTGAGACAATTCGTTCGAGGAGAAATCGACCATCATAAAGTGGACGCGATAATCGATTTGTTAAACTCTGAGTCCGGGACTTCTATCGAAGTAGGGAACGAAGTGGTAGTTTACAGAGACAGGCATAACCTGGTCTTTATCAGGAATCCCAAGGAGGCTCCGGAATTCGTTGCCGAGATAGTCCCCGGCAAGAAGTACGAATTTGACGAATTCTATATCACAAGCGAAGAGACAAGCCGCCAGGACGTGCACTTTTCACTCTCCCCTGTTGTTGAGTTTATTGATGCTGAACTTGCAGGAGAGGCGTTGACATTAAGGAGTTGGCATCCTGGAGACTGGTTTACACCGCTCGGAATGCAGGGGCGAAAAAAATTAAGCGATTTTCTTGTAGACATGAAAATTCCGGTCTATCAAAAGAATAACGTTATGGTTCTGACCAACAAAGACGGCATAATCTGGGTTTGTGGATTGAGAGTTGACGACAGGTTCAAGTTAACTGAAAACACAAGGAGAGTTTTAAGAATTGAATTCGGCTATAAATGA
- the hpt gene encoding hypoxanthine phosphoribosyltransferase, with translation MNSAINERTQTVTVNNERFRMLIAEEEIKKRVKELAANINRDFAGRTPTFIGVLNGSFIFFSDLIREITIDCEIDFLKLSSYGDAKISTGNVRLIKDLNCEVTGRDIIIVEDIIDSGLSMDFIKRLITKQNPKTLTVVTLLYKRDCVKIDLAVDYIGFEIPNHFVVGYGLDYAQKARNLRSIYVLDK, from the coding sequence TTGAATTCGGCTATAAATGAACGGACACAAACTGTAACCGTAAACAACGAGCGCTTCAGGATGCTCATTGCCGAGGAAGAGATAAAGAAAAGGGTGAAAGAACTTGCCGCTAATATCAATAGGGACTTTGCCGGGAGGACTCCGACTTTTATCGGCGTATTGAACGGCTCCTTCATTTTCTTCTCGGATCTGATTCGGGAAATCACGATCGACTGCGAGATAGATTTCCTTAAGCTTTCAAGTTATGGTGACGCTAAGATTTCCACGGGGAATGTCCGCCTCATCAAAGACCTGAATTGCGAGGTAACTGGAAGAGACATCATTATCGTGGAAGATATAATTGATTCCGGTCTGTCGATGGATTTTATTAAGAGACTGATCACCAAACAGAATCCAAAGACGCTCACAGTCGTCACCCTATTGTATAAGAGAGATTGCGTTAAAATCGATTTAGCGGTAGATTATATAGGTTTCGAAATCCCTAATCATTTTGTCGTCGGATACGGACTGGATTACGCTCAAAAAGCTCGAAATCTCAGATCAATCTACGTTCTGGATAAATAG
- the ftsH gene encoding ATP-dependent zinc metalloprotease FtsH, with protein MPNLSSDKKNGSPKRRVGPPNLKRKPNQPPEDDFNWRTGRIIIGWAAIILAVFLVMTLFRGSDNQETEITFSQYQALLDSDQIKEAIIKKSEINNYDFHGVLKEPQEITTESGSRKKIEKFVVFLPEAADPSVVAQWQKAGVKFNFVKESDQWLNSLISVLPWVALLVFWLVWMRRMQGNNTKGIFSFGKSRAKLMTESQIKVTFQDVAGADEAKEELSEIIEFLREPAKFQRLGGKIPRGVLLLGPPGTGKTLLARAVAGEASVPFFSISGADFVEMFVGVGASRVRDLFETAKKNAPCIVFIDEIDAVGRHRGAGLGGGHDEREQTLNQLLVEMDGFEQNSGVIIIAATNRPDVLDPALLRPGRFDRQVVVDRPDVKGREGILKVHTRNIPLSADVNLAIIAKETPGFAGAELANLVNEAALLAARRNSMSVSMPDMEEAKDKVMMGPERKSTIISDEEKKVTAYHESGHVLVARMVPEADPVHKVTIIPRGRALGVTTYLPIDEKHTYSREYLLAMITYALGGRAAEKIIFKKFTTGAGNDIEKATTIARKMVCEWGMSERLGPLTWGENEQEIFLGREITKHRNYSEKTAIEIDEEIRSLVLKSMTRAEEIINEHRDALDRLASALLEREILDADEIEKCIKGEELPPVAKPNGDGKNEAVSVPQAKG; from the coding sequence ATGCCAAATTTGTCTAGCGATAAAAAAAATGGTTCACCTAAGAGAAGAGTAGGTCCGCCGAATCTGAAGCGGAAACCAAATCAGCCTCCTGAAGACGATTTCAACTGGAGGACCGGTAGAATAATCATCGGCTGGGCCGCGATAATACTTGCGGTCTTTCTGGTGATGACACTTTTCCGCGGAAGCGACAATCAGGAAACGGAAATAACATTTTCACAGTACCAGGCACTTCTTGATTCCGATCAGATAAAGGAAGCAATAATAAAGAAATCGGAAATTAACAATTACGATTTCCACGGAGTGTTGAAAGAGCCGCAGGAGATAACGACCGAATCGGGAAGCAGGAAGAAGATCGAGAAGTTCGTCGTATTTCTGCCGGAAGCTGCGGACCCTTCCGTCGTCGCTCAGTGGCAGAAGGCTGGCGTGAAATTCAATTTCGTGAAGGAAAGCGATCAGTGGCTAAATAGTCTCATAAGCGTTCTGCCGTGGGTCGCGCTCCTTGTGTTCTGGCTGGTATGGATGCGGCGAATGCAGGGCAACAATACGAAGGGGATATTCAGTTTCGGAAAGAGCCGTGCGAAACTGATGACCGAAAGCCAGATCAAGGTAACGTTCCAGGATGTTGCCGGCGCCGATGAAGCAAAAGAAGAGTTGAGTGAGATCATAGAGTTTCTCAGGGAGCCTGCCAAGTTTCAACGGTTAGGCGGAAAGATTCCGAGAGGAGTGCTTCTCCTCGGGCCGCCCGGAACCGGCAAAACGCTTCTTGCCCGCGCGGTTGCGGGGGAAGCAAGTGTTCCCTTCTTCTCGATAAGCGGCGCAGATTTCGTCGAAATGTTTGTAGGAGTCGGAGCCAGCCGGGTACGCGATCTTTTCGAAACTGCCAAGAAGAATGCTCCGTGTATCGTTTTCATAGATGAGATAGACGCAGTCGGACGCCATCGTGGCGCCGGCCTCGGCGGTGGCCATGACGAACGCGAACAGACGCTGAATCAACTCCTCGTCGAGATGGACGGCTTCGAGCAGAACAGCGGCGTGATTATAATCGCGGCAACAAACCGTCCTGACGTGTTGGATCCCGCCCTGCTCAGACCGGGAAGATTCGACAGGCAAGTCGTCGTCGATCGTCCGGATGTAAAAGGAAGAGAAGGAATACTGAAAGTTCACACTCGCAATATTCCACTGTCTGCTGATGTGAATCTCGCAATAATCGCGAAAGAAACACCGGGCTTTGCGGGCGCAGAGTTGGCGAACCTCGTGAATGAGGCCGCACTTCTTGCGGCGAGGAGAAACAGCATGAGCGTCAGCATGCCCGACATGGAAGAAGCTAAAGACAAAGTAATGATGGGACCGGAACGGAAAAGTACCATAATATCGGACGAAGAGAAGAAGGTTACGGCTTACCATGAATCCGGCCATGTCCTGGTGGCCCGGATGGTGCCTGAAGCTGACCCCGTTCACAAAGTCACTATCATACCGAGAGGCAGAGCTCTCGGCGTCACTACATATCTTCCCATCGACGAGAAGCACACATATTCCCGGGAATACCTGCTGGCGATGATCACATACGCGCTTGGAGGACGTGCCGCAGAGAAAATCATTTTCAAGAAATTCACTACCGGTGCGGGAAATGATATCGAGAAAGCAACCACGATTGCCAGGAAGATGGTTTGCGAGTGGGGAATGAGCGAGAGGCTCGGCCCGCTGACATGGGGAGAAAATGAACAGGAAATATTCCTCGGCAGAGAAATCACCAAGCACAGAAACTATAGCGAGAAGACGGCGATCGAGATCGACGAAGAGATAAGGTCGCTTGTCTTAAAGAGCATGACGCGGGCAGAGGAAATCATCAACGAGCACCGCGATGCGCTGGACAGACTGGCGTCAGCGTTGCTCGAGCGCGAAATCCTCGACGCCGACGAGATTGAGAAATGCATCAAGGGCGAAGAACTCCCGCCGGTGGCAAAACCAAATGGCGACGGGAAGAACGAAGCTGTCTCTGTTCCGCAGGCAAAAGGCTGA
- a CDS encoding dolichol kinase: MDQALSDSVDFKSELVRKAIHLFSLAIPAVYYFIPKTLALELIIPVTVLFVTVDLARYEIPQVSGVFYRFFGFLLRRHEVDERRHALNGATYMLISAVICIWAFPKFIMINSFVVLILADTASALFGKRFGRHKIFLSRELPKSFEGSLAFIIAGIAAVALTPKVDYLFGEYLLGVVAALVASVAEVLSYEIVDDNIAIPISFGLSAWAMYIIFLPQLNVYFLG; encoded by the coding sequence ATGGATCAGGCTCTGAGCGACAGCGTCGACTTCAAAAGCGAGCTCGTAAGAAAAGCCATCCACCTTTTCTCTCTCGCCATACCTGCCGTGTACTATTTCATTCCAAAGACACTCGCACTTGAGCTGATAATTCCGGTTACCGTGTTGTTTGTGACTGTGGACCTTGCACGTTATGAAATCCCGCAGGTGTCGGGAGTCTTCTATCGGTTTTTCGGTTTTCTTCTCAGGAGACACGAAGTCGACGAGCGGCGGCACGCGCTCAACGGGGCAACTTACATGCTGATCTCTGCCGTGATTTGTATTTGGGCGTTTCCAAAATTCATCATGATAAACAGTTTTGTTGTCCTCATACTTGCGGATACCGCATCGGCACTTTTCGGAAAAAGATTCGGGCGCCACAAGATCTTTCTAAGCAGAGAGCTGCCCAAGAGTTTTGAGGGAAGCCTCGCGTTCATTATTGCAGGTATCGCTGCAGTCGCTCTCACGCCCAAGGTCGATTATCTCTTCGGGGAATACCTGCTGGGTGTGGTTGCCGCTCTAGTGGCCTCTGTCGCAGAGGTCTTATCCTATGAAATTGTAGATGACAATATTGCTATACCTATCTCGTTCGGATTGAGCGCGTGGGCAATGTACATAATATTCCTTCCTCAGCTCAACGTCTACTTCCTGGGCTGA
- a CDS encoding DNA-3-methyladenine glycosylase — MTQSIKPWRDESARVAKLKPLPLSYYRRETLSLAPDILGKILVRNIRGKILAGRIVEIEAYRSNDPASHAFRGMTERNKVMFEGGGVAYVYFTYGMHFCFNIVTEAEGSAAAFLVRALEPMAGLKEMKHRRGGGRSTNLTNGPARLCQAMRIDRSLNGVRLDGTELYICDDGFRVQSDAIESSPRIGIREGKNLKWRFFLKGNEFLSRRQPRK; from the coding sequence ATGACCCAGTCCATTAAACCTTGGAGAGATGAATCGGCGCGTGTGGCGAAGCTCAAGCCGCTGCCATTGTCATATTACAGAAGGGAAACGTTGAGCCTGGCACCTGACATCCTTGGGAAAATTCTGGTGAGAAACATACGAGGTAAGATTCTCGCCGGCCGTATCGTGGAGATCGAGGCGTATCGCAGCAACGACCCGGCGAGCCACGCATTTCGCGGAATGACCGAGCGGAACAAGGTGATGTTCGAAGGAGGTGGGGTAGCGTATGTCTATTTCACGTACGGTATGCACTTCTGTTTCAATATCGTCACCGAGGCCGAAGGCTCGGCTGCCGCTTTCCTGGTTCGTGCTCTCGAGCCGATGGCGGGCTTAAAGGAGATGAAACATAGAAGGGGAGGCGGTCGGTCGACAAATCTCACAAACGGGCCTGCACGGCTCTGTCAGGCGATGCGAATCGATCGCTCTCTCAACGGCGTGAGACTCGACGGGACTGAGCTCTATATTTGTGACGACGGATTCAGAGTTCAAAGCGACGCAATAGAGAGTTCGCCGAGAATCGGTATACGGGAAGGGAAGAACCTGAAGTGGCGATTCTTCTTGAAAGGGAATGAGTTTCTGAGCAGGCGTCAGCCCAGGAAGTAG
- the ruvB gene encoding Holliday junction branch migration DNA helicase RuvB, with amino-acid sequence MKKGKSIPTEKVRKERKIAPEQVSDDAKFDRALRPKVLDEFVGQRKIVDKLKVFIGAAKKRKEALDHVLLMGPPGLGKTTLANIIANELGTEIVSTTGPSLERPGDLAGILTSVQKDVVVFIDEIHRIPAAVEEILYGAMEDYKLSIVVDRGPGARSVQLDINPFTLVAATTRAGLLSNPFRSRFGIIERLEYYDDEDLEKIVVRSASILKTRVEKSASVEIAKRSRGTPRIANRLLRRTRDFAEFKGNDSIDLVVARDALDRLEVDKTGLDEMDKKILSTIIDYYGGGPVGVGAIAAVVSEDSGTIEEVYEPFLLQKGYLRRTLRGREATERAYELLGKSKKPGSMQIELPVDNSNSGDPTNGGTKPDS; translated from the coding sequence ATGAAAAAGGGAAAATCGATCCCCACCGAAAAAGTCCGCAAGGAAAGGAAAATCGCACCCGAGCAAGTATCGGACGATGCAAAGTTTGATAGAGCTCTGCGGCCGAAGGTTCTCGACGAATTTGTCGGCCAGAGGAAGATTGTAGACAAGCTGAAAGTCTTTATCGGCGCCGCTAAGAAGCGAAAGGAAGCTCTCGACCATGTTCTCCTTATGGGACCGCCGGGACTTGGCAAGACCACACTTGCGAATATTATTGCAAATGAGCTCGGGACAGAAATAGTCTCGACAACAGGTCCCTCGTTGGAAAGACCCGGCGACCTGGCGGGTATTTTGACATCGGTTCAAAAAGACGTAGTCGTTTTCATCGACGAGATTCATCGAATACCAGCCGCAGTCGAAGAAATCTTGTACGGCGCGATGGAAGATTATAAACTTTCAATTGTGGTAGACAGGGGACCGGGTGCGCGAAGCGTGCAACTTGACATTAATCCGTTCACGCTTGTCGCGGCAACTACCCGCGCCGGACTCCTGAGCAACCCATTCAGGTCGAGGTTCGGAATCATCGAGCGACTCGAATATTACGACGACGAGGACCTGGAGAAAATTGTCGTCAGATCCGCTTCTATTCTCAAAACCAGAGTGGAGAAAAGCGCGTCAGTTGAAATTGCCAAGCGAAGCCGCGGCACTCCCCGCATTGCAAACCGGCTCCTGCGTCGTACTCGTGACTTCGCTGAATTCAAGGGCAATGACTCCATTGATCTGGTTGTAGCCAGGGACGCGCTGGACAGGCTCGAGGTCGACAAAACCGGTCTAGACGAAATGGACAAGAAGATTCTCTCCACGATAATTGACTACTATGGCGGCGGGCCCGTAGGAGTGGGAGCAATTGCGGCAGTCGTCAGCGAAGACAGCGGCACGATCGAGGAAGTCTACGAGCCGTTCCTCCTTCAGAAGGGTTATCTGCGGCGCACGTTGCGTGGAAGGGAAGCTACGGAGCGCGCGTACGAACTATTGGGGAAATCGAAGAAACCTGGCTCGATGCAAATAGAACTTCCAGTTGACAATTCAAATTCGGGCGATCCTACCAACGGAGGGACGAAACCGGACTCTTGA
- a CDS encoding adenylate/guanylate cyclase domain-containing protein — MQAVRGKLSRLNNLIVPLVIGFLSAIIAFLLSRNIPAEVSFLRTAQLKTLDQRFEYRGAENIKDKSKVVIVGITDQSNQVLPVSFPFPRSYYARLIRNLYAAGAKAIGIDIIMDEPSESPKEDSALSSALRKYKSVVLAGRNDIDLSGRYKILKSEDYYHNVFLSVDSAIGIVLVGNDLDGVYRRYMPFNAFQTGPNEYRTIPSFGFAVLSQYLGLGNAIAKDLSSSFQLGSVEIPKYDQTSMLINYSGPTGEFPVYDVWQVLDDSSFETRDEKDNGVEINGYYDLKSAGVFKDKVVLVGAAYPESNDLKPIPFTGDRGSKTGSLAYGVEIHGSAIETVLDEKFLVPTSAWQDFLEMLIGALLISLTSFFFKSAQHPRMILVIFVPFLITVAVIFASFESAFILFANKRLILNIVYPAMAFTFSYVLTVVYQFVSERRQKTAIKSLFSRYVDPSVVNELVDNPELVRLGGERKKMSVLFSDIANFTTISEGLAPEELVAHLNEYLTSMTEVVFRHAGTLDKYIGDAIIAFWGAPLELEDHGYRTCQAAMEMTRQLDKLNTKWTEEKKPLLNFRIGINSGEMIVGNVGGKERFDYTVIGDNVNLASRLETANKVYGTRIMLSEFTYELVKGRVFARELDLIVVKGKTKPVKIFELISDDAAMVAEEVKVFVGLYDDALKKYRSRDWEAAAGHFEKALSVKPADVPSRVYLERSRLYALEPPSADWDGVFIMKTK, encoded by the coding sequence ATGCAAGCTGTCCGCGGCAAACTTTCCAGACTGAACAATCTCATCGTGCCGCTTGTTATCGGGTTCCTCTCCGCGATAATTGCCTTCCTTCTTTCCAGGAATATTCCGGCAGAAGTAAGTTTTCTGAGAACTGCGCAATTAAAAACTCTCGATCAGCGGTTCGAGTACCGCGGCGCAGAGAACATTAAGGACAAATCGAAAGTCGTCATCGTCGGGATAACGGACCAATCCAACCAAGTCCTCCCGGTGAGTTTTCCTTTTCCTCGGAGTTATTACGCCAGGCTTATCAGAAACCTCTATGCCGCGGGCGCGAAAGCGATCGGGATCGATATCATAATGGATGAACCATCGGAGTCACCCAAGGAAGACAGCGCCTTGTCCTCCGCGTTGCGGAAGTATAAATCGGTCGTGCTCGCGGGACGAAACGATATCGACCTTTCCGGCCGGTACAAGATTTTGAAAAGTGAAGACTATTACCACAATGTTTTTCTGAGTGTCGACAGTGCGATCGGAATAGTTCTTGTCGGAAACGACCTCGACGGTGTGTACAGACGCTACATGCCATTCAACGCTTTCCAGACCGGCCCCAACGAGTACAGGACGATCCCTTCATTCGGTTTCGCGGTCCTGTCACAATACCTTGGACTCGGCAACGCGATTGCAAAGGATCTCAGTTCATCCTTCCAGCTCGGAAGCGTCGAGATACCGAAGTATGATCAAACGTCGATGCTCATTAATTATTCGGGTCCGACTGGAGAATTTCCCGTGTACGACGTTTGGCAGGTCCTCGATGATTCTTCTTTTGAGACGCGGGACGAAAAGGACAACGGCGTCGAAATAAACGGCTACTATGATTTGAAAAGTGCCGGCGTCTTCAAGGATAAAGTCGTTCTCGTCGGTGCCGCCTATCCGGAGTCGAACGATCTGAAGCCGATTCCGTTTACGGGGGACAGGGGCTCGAAAACCGGCAGCCTGGCTTATGGAGTCGAAATACACGGCAGCGCGATCGAGACTGTGCTCGACGAAAAATTTCTCGTCCCCACGAGTGCCTGGCAGGACTTCCTCGAAATGTTGATCGGCGCTCTACTGATCTCTCTTACATCTTTCTTTTTCAAATCGGCACAGCATCCCAGAATGATCCTCGTTATATTTGTACCGTTCCTGATTACGGTTGCAGTCATATTCGCATCATTCGAATCAGCATTCATTCTCTTTGCGAATAAGAGACTCATACTGAACATCGTTTACCCGGCGATGGCATTTACGTTCAGTTACGTTTTGACGGTAGTGTATCAATTTGTCTCGGAGCGGAGGCAGAAAACCGCGATAAAGTCCCTATTCAGTAGGTATGTCGACCCATCTGTCGTAAACGAGCTTGTCGATAATCCTGAACTTGTGAGACTCGGCGGTGAACGAAAGAAGATGAGCGTATTGTTTTCGGATATTGCGAACTTCACTACCATAAGCGAAGGCTTGGCACCTGAAGAGCTCGTGGCCCATTTGAACGAGTACCTCACATCTATGACAGAAGTCGTGTTCAGACACGCCGGGACTCTTGACAAGTATATCGGAGACGCGATAATCGCATTCTGGGGTGCGCCGCTGGAACTCGAGGACCACGGGTACCGGACTTGCCAGGCCGCAATGGAGATGACCCGGCAACTTGACAAACTCAACACGAAATGGACTGAAGAAAAGAAACCGCTCCTCAATTTCAGGATCGGAATTAACTCGGGCGAAATGATCGTCGGAAACGTCGGGGGAAAAGAGAGATTCGATTACACGGTCATCGGCGACAACGTGAACCTTGCCTCACGCCTCGAGACAGCCAACAAAGTGTATGGTACGCGGATCATGTTGAGCGAATTTACGTATGAGCTGGTCAAGGGGCGGGTCTTCGCCCGTGAGCTCGACCTGATCGTAGTCAAGGGTAAGACGAAGCCCGTGAAGATTTTCGAGCTTATCTCGGATGACGCCGCGATGGTCGCGGAAGAGGTCAAGGTCTTTGTGGGTTTGTACGACGACGCCTTGAAAAAATACCGCTCAAGGGATTGGGAAGCTGCGGCGGGTCATTTCGAAAAAGCCCTCTCTGTCAAACCCGCCGATGTTCCATCCAGGGTCTATCTCGAGAGAAGCAGGTTGTACGCGCTTGAGCCGCCCTCGGCCGACTGGGACGGCGTATTTATAATGAAGACAAAGTAG
- a CDS encoding FecR family protein gives MKMRKKVLLFALFAFAASVAFKMAAAPNNIALFWVIKNSVEVKKQDKDWTKAKKGDFIYGGDYVRTQQESFTLIKFNDASTLRLGSNAEVQVYGEKNPQSTAVNGGDVGFTMTKRTTGQFEFTTPTSVASIRGTGGILSVQVDGTDFLTIVEGLVHLANKISNKGIDVSAGQTGESSKNGDMSIHQSTQDELNKLTQLDNQFNQQQHKLEMWFRGSDGKLHEIIIETER, from the coding sequence ATGAAGATGCGAAAAAAAGTTCTGTTGTTTGCACTCTTTGCGTTTGCGGCGTCTGTCGCTTTCAAGATGGCGGCCGCTCCGAATAATATCGCGCTGTTTTGGGTGATCAAGAACAGCGTCGAGGTAAAGAAGCAGGACAAAGACTGGACGAAAGCTAAGAAGGGTGATTTTATCTACGGGGGCGATTATGTGCGGACCCAGCAAGAGTCATTCACGCTCATAAAATTTAACGATGCGAGCACACTCCGGCTCGGATCAAACGCCGAGGTGCAGGTATACGGCGAAAAGAACCCACAAAGTACAGCGGTCAATGGCGGCGACGTGGGTTTTACCATGACCAAGAGAACGACCGGTCAGTTTGAGTTTACCACGCCAACCAGCGTTGCGTCGATCCGCGGCACAGGGGGAATACTTAGTGTTCAAGTTGACGGAACCGATTTTCTGACGATCGTCGAAGGTCTTGTCCATCTTGCTAATAAGATTTCCAATAAAGGGATCGATGTAAGTGCAGGTCAGACCGGCGAATCTTCCAAGAACGGCGACATGTCAATCCACCAATCGACCCAGGATGAACTCAACAAGCTGACGCAACTCGATAACCAGTTCAATCAGCAGCAACACAAGCTCGAAATGTGGTTCAGAGGGAGCGACGGCAAATTACACGAGATAATTATAGAGACTGAGCGCTAG
- the rseP gene encoding RIP metalloprotease RseP, with protein sequence MLTYILYFIITVGILVLVHEFGHFIAAKSFGMKVDTFSIGFPPRAFGKKIGETDYCISWIPIGGYVKIAGMVDESFDTDFMNNPPQPNEFRSKPMYQRMIVVSAGVFMNFLLTFAVFYGINLSNGKIFHSTTVVGYVNPESVEGKSGFLSGDSLVSINGKSVGNWEDVESQFYLEDVASPLAVRVIRNGNPVALTVAKGAVKPEEPIGLFPAHMRAVIDAVDLAMPASKAGMKPGDIVSSINGQAITSSGQLAEMIKQNKGRLVSIQVQRQKETKQISVTPNSDGLIGIRIGGEYTGPVQTFSYNVISAIPAGYDQTVGATKLLIESIARIATGQVSFTKSVGGPIKIAQLATQSAELGLVSFLGFMALLSISLAVLNILPIPALDGGHLAFLVYESIFRKEVPTKIKLYAQQFGFALLLLFMAFVIYNDIAHF encoded by the coding sequence ATGCTGACATACATCCTGTACTTCATTATAACAGTTGGAATTCTAGTCCTTGTCCATGAATTCGGCCATTTCATTGCCGCTAAAAGCTTTGGGATGAAGGTGGACACATTCTCCATCGGATTCCCTCCACGTGCGTTCGGGAAAAAGATAGGCGAGACAGACTACTGCATATCGTGGATTCCAATCGGAGGATACGTAAAAATCGCAGGGATGGTCGATGAGAGTTTCGACACCGATTTCATGAACAATCCGCCCCAACCGAACGAGTTTCGATCGAAACCGATGTACCAGCGTATGATCGTCGTGAGCGCCGGAGTGTTCATGAACTTCCTGTTGACCTTCGCAGTTTTCTACGGGATAAACCTCTCGAACGGAAAAATATTTCACTCGACTACTGTCGTTGGTTATGTCAACCCCGAATCGGTCGAAGGAAAGTCCGGGTTTCTGTCGGGTGACAGTCTGGTTTCAATAAATGGGAAGAGTGTAGGTAACTGGGAAGATGTTGAATCCCAATTTTATCTTGAGGACGTGGCATCTCCGCTGGCCGTCCGCGTCATTCGAAACGGAAACCCGGTGGCGTTGACCGTTGCGAAAGGCGCCGTCAAGCCTGAAGAACCAATCGGTTTGTTTCCTGCACACATGCGGGCGGTGATCGACGCGGTCGATCTTGCGATGCCCGCGTCGAAGGCCGGCATGAAACCGGGTGACATCGTCAGCTCCATAAACGGCCAGGCGATTACTTCAAGCGGTCAACTTGCCGAGATGATCAAGCAGAACAAAGGGAGACTGGTCTCTATCCAGGTGCAGCGTCAAAAGGAGACCAAGCAAATAAGCGTTACACCTAACTCCGATGGATTGATCGGGATACGTATCGGAGGCGAGTATACGGGACCAGTTCAGACTTTCAGCTACAATGTTATAAGTGCCATTCCCGCCGGCTACGACCAGACAGTCGGCGCGACAAAGCTTCTCATCGAATCGATTGCTAGAATCGCCACAGGACAAGTTTCTTTTACAAAATCTGTGGGCGGACCGATCAAGATTGCTCAACTTGCGACTCAAAGTGCTGAATTGGGACTTGTCAGTTTTCTGGGTTTCATGGCGTTGCTCAGCATAAGTCTTGCCGTACTGAACATACTTCCTATTCCCGCGCTTGATGGCGGGCATCTGGCTTTTCTTGTCTATGAATCGATCTTTCGAAAAGAAGTTCCGACAAAGATTAAACTGTATGCCCAACAGTTCGGCTTCGCGCTCCTTCTGCTCTTCATGGCATTCGTTATTTATAACGACATCGCCCATTTTTGA